One window of the Candidatus Jettenia sp. genome contains the following:
- a CDS encoding phospholipase D-like domain-containing protein — protein sequence MDWKKTSILFAVVAVILYTQHTVFSSDVYFTHQDIKKRMLRAVEESKESIDIAVSDITSKDILNALSKAQQRGVQVRIVADRRRTLTNRLMLNLYKDKQRATKIVIQKGIMHNNFAIFDCKLLMIGSYNWKEKVSKFNHGNAFFTEEAKIVIKYQKEFDRLFHEGTAPEVENIAAGGEEEFKKAEGKSPGAVPDTFAMSGKQVIVSKYGVVIVETGDGYIDMGFEEFNDIFGMASDLSDEQKENLWSRCIGKKVRWNGKVNYIGWGLVTGWMMGVTHGDTSVEVKLNPANKGHFSPVKYGNTVTYTGKLDSRVTRIFPYKLEDGDVLGIENTEPKPLSRQELIENPDVMPISQGPKKIFLVESFEDLNALFGSESSLSEIQKDEAWRKYQGKYVSWTGQIVYKNLNVASGLRIGMMQKENESVELKISLSKKNKILKFQDGETVVYTGRLTTRCGNNFPYILEDGDITTIK from the coding sequence ATGGATTGGAAGAAGACCTCTATACTATTCGCTGTTGTAGCAGTTATCCTCTATACACAACATACCGTATTTTCATCGGATGTATATTTTACACATCAGGATATCAAGAAGAGAATGTTACGTGCAGTTGAAGAATCTAAGGAATCTATCGACATTGCAGTATCCGACATAACCTCAAAAGATATTTTAAATGCCCTTAGTAAAGCGCAACAGCGGGGGGTACAGGTTAGGATTGTAGCAGACAGGAGGCGTACTTTAACAAACAGACTGATGTTGAACCTTTACAAGGATAAGCAACGTGCAACGAAGATAGTAATTCAAAAGGGAATTATGCATAATAATTTTGCCATTTTCGATTGTAAATTGCTGATGATTGGATCGTATAATTGGAAAGAAAAGGTGAGTAAGTTTAATCATGGCAACGCGTTTTTTACCGAAGAAGCGAAGATAGTAATAAAATATCAAAAAGAATTTGATCGCCTATTTCATGAAGGAACAGCGCCAGAGGTTGAAAATATTGCTGCTGGCGGAGAAGAAGAGTTTAAAAAGGCAGAAGGTAAGTCGCCAGGAGCTGTTCCAGATACCTTTGCCATGAGCGGGAAACAGGTTATCGTATCAAAATATGGTGTTGTTATCGTGGAAACTGGCGACGGTTATATTGATATGGGTTTTGAAGAATTTAATGATATCTTTGGAATGGCGAGTGATTTGTCAGATGAGCAAAAAGAGAATTTATGGAGTCGATGTATAGGTAAAAAAGTTCGATGGAATGGAAAGGTGAATTACATTGGATGGGGTTTGGTAACGGGGTGGATGATGGGAGTAACTCATGGTGACACCAGTGTTGAAGTAAAGCTAAACCCTGCCAATAAAGGGCATTTTTCTCCGGTAAAATACGGAAATACCGTGACATATACGGGGAAACTCGATTCACGAGTGACAAGGATATTCCCCTATAAGCTCGAAGATGGAGATGTGCTTGGAATTGAGAATACAGAGCCAAAACCTTTAAGCAGGCAGGAGTTAATTGAAAATCCTGATGTAATGCCTATTTCCCAAGGACCCAAAAAGATATTTCTTGTAGAATCTTTTGAAGACTTAAACGCTCTGTTTGGCAGTGAAAGTAGTTTATCGGAGATACAAAAGGATGAAGCATGGAGAAAATATCAGGGTAAATATGTCAGTTGGACAGGCCAGATTGTTTATAAAAATTTAAATGTTGCGTCTGGTTTACGAATAGGAATGATGCAAAAAGAAAACGAATCTGTAGAGTTAAAAATCAGTTTATCAAAAAAGAATAAGATATTAAAATTTCAGGATGGTGAGACTGTGGTCTATACGGGAAGATTAACAACACGATGCGGAAATAATTTTCCCTATATCCTGGAAGATGGTGATATCACAACTATTAAATAG